The sequence ACATTTTTTCGAGTGGCACCGATCCCGGTGGACAACAGCAATTCGCATGGCAGATCAGAGGATACTTGTGGTCAGGAGGATCGTCCAGGTAATAATCCAGAGGGCAAATGTCATGAATCCCTGGTAGAACCAGTCTTTCTTCCCAAGTTCTTCGAGATCAATGCCGATCAGCATGAAGATATGCTTCTGGAAGACGATACCGGCCATCAGAAGGAGGATGGCAAGGAAGGTGTTTGGCTGGACACCCGCGGCGTCAGGCACCCCGCCAAGGAGGAAGGAGAGGACACCGGCAAAGAAACCCATGATACAGGCGATGAGGGTCCTCTTCACCCGCTTGATATGCTGCTCCTTCTTTTCGAGGCGCTTCGCATGTGGATCCTTCTTTACCGCCTTCGTCTCGGCAGGCTCAGTCGTCTCGGGCTGATCCTCCTCTGAACCCTCATTATCGGGACGGAGATCCTTTGGATCCTGTTTCTCCACGGGAGTATCCTTTGGATCCCGCTTCATCTGACGCCTCTCCTTTGAACTTTTACTCATAATGCACCAGTGGAGTATTTTTTAGTCTTCGCATCTTATGTATCTTGGTATTATCATGGCGACAAAACAGGGGATGAGCGGACTTGATCTCACCGCATTGACCGCGGAGATGAAGAGCCATCTTCCTCTCTGGATCGGAAAGATCTATCAATATGACACCATGAACTTCGGGTTCCGGCTCAATGGCGAGAATAAGGCACGCCATCTCTTCTTCGTGGAGATCGGGAGGCGTGCCCACATGGTCCCCCGCCTCCCCCCGGCTCCGAAGAACCCATCCGGATACTCGATGTACCTCCGCAAGTATATCGAGGGGGGGAAGGTCCTCTCGGTGACGCAGAAGAGCATCGAGCGGGTGATCATCCTTGAGATCGGGAAAGGAGAAGGCATCCTGAAGATGATCATCGAGCTCTTCGATGAAGGGAACATCATCCTCACTGATGGAAATAATGTCATCCAGAATGCCCTGAAGAGGCGGCGGTTCCGCGAACGCGAGATCGTTTCCGGGGAGGTATATGAGATGGGGGGCCCGGATCTGGCCGCTCTTCCATTTGATACCTTCAGTGAGACTCTCAAAGAATCAGATCGTGATCTCGTCAGGACGATCGCCACAAACCTGATGTTCGGTGGTGTGATGGCAGAGGAGCTCTGTTCCCGCGCAGGTGTTGAGAAGGAGTTCCCGACGAAGTACCTTGACGACCGTATCCTGCAGAGCCTCTATACAGCCTACAGGGGCATCCTGAATGATGCAGCGTCCATTGCCGGGCCGGTCATCGACGGACGGGGATGCTGGCCGTTCCCCCTCACCGGATCACCCCCGGTATCCGGGCATCCGACCTTCTCCGAGGCCCTCTCGGAGTTCTTCCCGCTCCCTAAGATCGAGGAGAAGGAGACGGCCAGAAAGGAGGTCCTCTCCCGTGAGGAGCGTATCAGGCGGCAGCAGGAGGCTGCGATCACAAAGTTCGAGGCGAAGATTGCAGAGTCTGAACGGGCGGCAGAACTCATCTATGAGCATTACTCTGATGTCTCGCACCTGATCACCACCCTTGCAGCAGCTGCTGAGAAGATGTCATGGCAGCAGATTGCTGAAGTCCTGAAGAAGGCTGATCACCCGGCGGCGGCGATGATCGTCTCGGTCAATCCTGCTGATGCTTCCGTCGTCCTGGATCTCGGGATGAAGGTGACCGTCTCGATCAAAAAGAGTGTCGAAGGAAATGTCGGCGTCTACTATGATCAGATGAAGAAGTTCCGTTCCAAGAAGGAGGGAGCCATCCGGGCGATGAGCCGCCCCCCGGCCCCAAAGAAGGAGGCAAAGCCGATCCAGAAGCGGCAGAAACCCAAGTGGTATCACCGCTTCCGCTGGTTTGAGACGAGCGACGGTGTCCTCGTCATCGGGGGAAGGGATGCTGATCAGAACGAGGAGCTCGTCAGAAAGTACATGGAAGGCGGCGACACCTTCGTCCATGCGGATATTCATGGAGGAAGTGTCGTCATTGTGAAAGGCAAAACTGAACGGATGGATGAAGTGACCGCCTTTGCCGCGTCATTCTCAAACTTCTGGAAGAGCGGGTATGGGTCAGGCGATGTCTATGCCGTCCGCCCCGATCAGGTCAGCAAGACACCGGAGTCCGGCGAGTACATCGCAAAGGGAGCATTTGTGATCAGGGGAGAGCGGAAGTACTACCGCTCTGTCCCCCTTGGTATCGCAATCGGGGTCGTGACCGAACCGACCCTTGCCGTCATCGGGGGTCCTGAGAATGCCATCAGAGAAAGGGCAAAAGAGATGGTGAGGCTTACTCCGGGAACATTTGAGCCAAACGACATCGCAAAGAAGGCTGTGCGGATCCTTCGGGATCAGATCTCCGCAACCGATGCAAAGCTGCTCAGGAGTGTGCTCTCAACCGAGGCGGTCGCCGCCTTCGTTCCGGCCGGCGGATCGGATATTCTGGAAGAGGCATGAAAGCGGTATTCTGTGATCTGAAACGGAACGTCGGCGAGATCAAGCTCAACCCGGAGTCTTTCGATGATCTCTGGCACCTCTCCCACCTCATCGAGGCGGGTGACCGGGTCTATGCAACAACCCTCAGATCAGTCGAGCAGTCCTCTGATAAGATCCGCCCCGACAAGATCGAGAAGCGGCCGGTCCGGCTCGGTATTGAGGTCGAGAGAGTTGAGTTCGTCCCCGAATCCAGGAGACTCCGGGTGGCGGGCATCATTCGTGACGGTCCGGATCCCGGGCTCCACCACAGCTTCAATCTCGAGACCGGATATGAGATCTCAGTCATCAGGAGGTGGAGGGGGACCGATCTCGAACGGATCGACCGTGCGGTGAAGGCATCGCTCTATGATGCCGTTCATATCATTGCAGTCGAGGAGGGGGAGGCGGAGATCTGCCGGGTTCGCCAGTACGGGCCTGAGCGGATCACCACCATCACCGCGGGGAGCGGCAAGACCCGGGGGGAGAACAGCCGGCAGGGGCTCTTCAAGGAGATCCTTTCATTCCTTTCCTCGGTGACAGGGCCTATCGTCATCGCAGGCCCCGGCTTCATCAAGGAGGAGTGTGTTGCATATATCCGATCCAATGCGCCCGACCTGGCACCGCGAATCATGGTCGTCGATACCCAGCGGAGCGGATACGGTGCAATCCAGCAGGCGATCGGCGACGGCGTCCTTGAGAAGGTGGCAGAGGATCTCCAGCTCGCCGCTGAGGTCCGGGCGGTCGATGAGATCTTCAAACGGGTTGCCCGCAATGATCCCGTCACCTATGGGATCGACGATGTGACGCGGGCTGTCTCTTTTGGAGCGGTAGAACAGCTGATCGTCTCTGATACCGCAGTCCGGACCCCCGGTGTTGCCCGTATTATGGAAGAGGCAGAGTCGATGCAGGCGTCAATCATCGTCCTCTCAACGGAATTTGAGCCGGGAAAAAGAGTTGAGGGGCTTGGCGGGATCGCCGCACTCCTCAGATATGCGATAGACTGAAACGGTAGGTTCAGACTTCTGGTTCTTCTGTCTGTGGTTCGGCTGCTTCCGGTTCTTCAACTGCCGGGGGCTCGGGCCGTCTGAATGTCTCCATAAAGACGATCTCAGAGACCGAATCACTGACCTTGAAGAGCTCCTGGACGATGGTGCCACGCCACATAAACCACCGCTGATCATAGTTGATTCCCGGTGGGAGATGCATGGTGACCTTGCCGTCAGTGAATTCGAGATCGATATCACGACCGGAGAAGAGCCGGATCATCCCCTGCATTTTCTCGACATCATCAGCCACAATCTCTTCGACGGTGAATGTATATTCCAGGGTCTTGCCTGCAAGCGGGTGGTTGAAGTCAACAAGTGCCCGCTGGCCGATGATATCGACGACGACACCCTCTTTCTTATCCTGGGAGATTCTGGTTCCAATCGTCGGCTTCTTCTCAAATGCCTTGAACGGATATGCCTTCACCTGCTCCCTGTCATGGGGGCCAAAACCCTTCTCCGGGGCGACGGTGATGGTCTGCTCAACGCCAGGCTCGGCACCAGTGAGAGCCTCATCAAGACCAGGGATGACATGGCCGCTTCCGACACGGATGACCATCGGGCCGTACCGTGCTTTTTCATTGAAAATACCTGATTCCTTTGCGGTCTCTTCACGGGTCGTATCAAAGGCGATTCCTTCGATGGATCCAGTGTATGAGAGACGGATAAAAACGCCATTCTCGATAGCCATAATGATACCCTGTCTTATTAAATGGTGCTGAATAATACTTAAAGAAGTGGTTTTGCATGCTTGAGATTGAGATAAAGGTGAAGGTGAATGAGCTGGCACCGATACGTGAGCGGCTGGTTGCATCCGGGGCAGAGCTTCTGGGGGAAGGGATGGAGTATGATGCCTACTATCAGGGGCCGCTTAGGAACTTTGCAGAGACCGATGAGGCGCTCCGTCTGAGGGAGGCAGGAGATATCGCAGTCCTCACCTATAAAGGGCCGAAGGTTGGGTGCGGCACAATGAAGGCGCGTGAAGAGTTAAACATCCGGGTCGAATCCCGTGAGACGATGGATGCAATCCTCAGCAGGATAGGGTACCAGAAGACAGCGGCTGTCCAGAAGTACCGGGAGTCATACCGCGTGGGCAGGGCGACGGTGACCCTCGACCAGGTGGACGGGCTTGGCACCTTCGCAGAGGTTGAGGCGGCAGGGGACCTCACCCCGGAGGAGGCGGAAAAAGAGATAGAGAGAATTGCCACTGAATTTGGTATTATCGGGGAACGGTTCTGCCTCAGCTATCTTGAGCTGCATCTTGAGAAAGAGCAAGCAGCTCAATCCTGATATCGCCGCTCTCATCACCGATATGAATGAGGGCACCATACCCCTCGGATGCAGGGCCCGGGTTCACTACCCAGGTCTCTCCAACCCTGACAACCCCTCTCTGCTCATGAATGTGAGCACAGCAGACGATATCGAAGGCCTTGAGATACTTCGCTATACTCGTTGAACCGACATGGACACCTGGGGAGACCTCATCGAGCGCTCCATAGGGGGGTGCATGGGAGATGAGGATATTCGTCTGGTTCTTCTCCATCCTCTGAAGCATCGCTGCCATCGTCTCGTCGATCTCCTCTTCTGAGCATTCAAAAGCGGTATTGAATGGTGTCGGGTTCGATCCCCCGATCCCTGCGATGGTGACCGTATTGAGGGAGATGGAGGATCCATGGAGGCAGACCGCCCCTGAGTCGTCGAGGCAGGAGAGCGAGTCCCGGGGATCGCAGTTGCCGGGGACGGCAAGGACGGGGAGGTCAAGCCGGTCGATGAGTGCCGTTATCTCCTCAAGAGGTCCAAACTGCGTCAGATCGCCTGCGATAAAGAGGCAGTCCGGTTCGGTGGTGAGGAGATCATCGAGATGATCATAGGTGCCGTGCAGATCGGCAAGCAGCAATGCTTTCATCATATATCTTCTGTATCTCCTGACGCATTCAAAAACCTTCGTCCGGGATCGGTCCAGTACCCGGTGAGCCGTCCGCCCAGGGCAAGGGATCCAAAGATCTTCTCCGCAGACGGGGGGAGGGGTTGTGGTGTGGATCCGCCAAGCGGAGTGCCGGGGAGCGGCATGAAGTAGTGAAGATGCACCTTTCCATATCGTGTGATCTGCCGGATGAGATCGATGGTCATCCCGAGATCCTCCTCAGACTCTCCCGGGAAGCCGACGATCATATCGACGACGGGGAGGAGGCCATGGGAGACCGCCCGATCGACGGCCTCTTCCACATCGGATCTGGTATGGCCGCGCCTGATCAGGGAGAGGATCCGATCACTCCCGGACTGCCCACCGAAATGAATCTTCCGTCCTGCGGTGTACGTGCAGATGAGATCGAGTGCCTCATCAGTCACCCACTCGGGCCGGACCTCGGAAGGAAATGTGCCAAACCAGATCCGGTTCCCTGCAAGGCGGCGGAAGAGCGCCTCGACCTTTTCAAGCCGGGGTTTCCGTCCGTCTGATCCATAGGCAAGAGCATTCGGGGTGACGAACCTCGCATCAGAGATACGGGCTGCCGATGCCGCGATCGCATCGATACTCCGATGCCGCATCCGGTTGCCGAAGAGCCGGGGTGTCTGGCAGTATGCGCAGGCATGCGGGCACCCCCGTGAGATCTCAAGATATCCTTTGACCCGTGAGAAGCATGGATATGCATCAAGAAGGACGGAATGATCAACAGGGGTATAGCCGTCCTTTGTCGCAACACCCGGTATTTTGTCGGCTGAGCCGGTTATGATGGCATCAAGGAGGCGGGGGAGGGTACGCTCACCCTCCCCGACGATGACATAATCTGCATACTCTGCCACCTCGCAGTAGCAGGCAGACGCATGAGGACCCCCGACGATGGTGATACCGGGTGCATCCCGGATCTCGGATCTGAGACGGGGTTCATTGATGCTGTTTAGGCTGTAGCAGATGATATCCCCGTCCGGCGAGTCGGATGGGATGAGATCGTACCCTGCCACCCCGCATGCGGCAGAGAGGGCCGCAAAGGTGTTCCGTGCAGCCCTGATATCCCGCCAGGTGACCTGCATCACGAATCAGCCGGTTCTTCAAGCCGGAGTTCCCCTGCATCCCCATCGACGGTTGCGTGGACGCCGGTCCGGAGCTGTGAGAAGCCCCCCTCCAGGTTGTCGACCATCGGGATTCCGGCCATGATCGCTCCGACAGCGATGATCACCTCTGCCTCGGCGTTGATGAGTGCGGCGGGGGCGACATTGTTCCTCTTCAGGGCATAGATGATGTATGACCCGACCGTCGATCCCTTCCCGAAAGGAAAGGCGAGGACGGTGTCCCTGATACAGACCCCCTTCAGGGGGTGGCCCTCCTCAATGATGATGCCGCTTGCCGGATCCACACCGGAGAGGAATGAGATGGGGGCTTCCGAGACGAGAAGCCTGCCGCTTCCGGTTCCTTTTGCGATTGATCTTGCCTTGATTATCACGATGACACCTAATAAATGGTGAGAGGATATAGTATATTATAGACATGGACGAAACGCTCATCGAGAATGTTGGAAAAGACTCAACGCTCCAGTCACAACAGCTGAAAGAACTGTATGAATCACTCAT is a genomic window of Methanocalculus alkaliphilus containing:
- the rqcH gene encoding ribosome rescue protein RqcH → MATKQGMSGLDLTALTAEMKSHLPLWIGKIYQYDTMNFGFRLNGENKARHLFFVEIGRRAHMVPRLPPAPKNPSGYSMYLRKYIEGGKVLSVTQKSIERVIILEIGKGEGILKMIIELFDEGNIILTDGNNVIQNALKRRRFREREIVSGEVYEMGGPDLAALPFDTFSETLKESDRDLVRTIATNLMFGGVMAEELCSRAGVEKEFPTKYLDDRILQSLYTAYRGILNDAASIAGPVIDGRGCWPFPLTGSPPVSGHPTFSEALSEFFPLPKIEEKETARKEVLSREERIRRQQEAAITKFEAKIAESERAAELIYEHYSDVSHLITTLAAAAEKMSWQQIAEVLKKADHPAAAMIVSVNPADASVVLDLGMKVTVSIKKSVEGNVGVYYDQMKKFRSKKEGAIRAMSRPPAPKKEAKPIQKRQKPKWYHRFRWFETSDGVLVIGGRDADQNEELVRKYMEGGDTFVHADIHGGSVVIVKGKTERMDEVTAFAASFSNFWKSGYGSGDVYAVRPDQVSKTPESGEYIAKGAFVIRGERKYYRSVPLGIAIGVVTEPTLAVIGGPENAIRERAKEMVRLTPGTFEPNDIAKKAVRILRDQISATDAKLLRSVLSTEAVAAFVPAGGSDILEEA
- a CDS encoding mRNA surveillance protein pelota, which produces MKAVFCDLKRNVGEIKLNPESFDDLWHLSHLIEAGDRVYATTLRSVEQSSDKIRPDKIEKRPVRLGIEVERVEFVPESRRLRVAGIIRDGPDPGLHHSFNLETGYEISVIRRWRGTDLERIDRAVKASLYDAVHIIAVEEGEAEICRVRQYGPERITTITAGSGKTRGENSRQGLFKEILSFLSSVTGPIVIAGPGFIKEECVAYIRSNAPDLAPRIMVVDTQRSGYGAIQQAIGDGVLEKVAEDLQLAAEVRAVDEIFKRVARNDPVTYGIDDVTRAVSFGAVEQLIVSDTAVRTPGVARIMEEAESMQASIIVLSTEFEPGKRVEGLGGIAALLRYAID
- a CDS encoding peptidylprolyl isomerase, whose amino-acid sequence is MAIENGVFIRLSYTGSIEGIAFDTTREETAKESGIFNEKARYGPMVIRVGSGHVIPGLDEALTGAEPGVEQTITVAPEKGFGPHDREQVKAYPFKAFEKKPTIGTRISQDKKEGVVVDIIGQRALVDFNHPLAGKTLEYTFTVEEIVADDVEKMQGMIRLFSGRDIDLEFTDGKVTMHLPPGINYDQRWFMWRGTIVQELFKVSDSVSEIVFMETFRRPEPPAVEEPEAAEPQTEEPEV
- the cyaB gene encoding class IV adenylate cyclase — its product is MLEIEIKVKVNELAPIRERLVASGAELLGEGMEYDAYYQGPLRNFAETDEALRLREAGDIAVLTYKGPKVGCGTMKAREELNIRVESRETMDAILSRIGYQKTAAVQKYRESYRVGRATVTLDQVDGLGTFAEVEAAGDLTPEEAEKEIERIATEFGIIGERFCLSYLELHLEKEQAAQS
- a CDS encoding metallophosphoesterase family protein; this encodes MMKALLLADLHGTYDHLDDLLTTEPDCLFIAGDLTQFGPLEEITALIDRLDLPVLAVPGNCDPRDSLSCLDDSGAVCLHGSSISLNTVTIAGIGGSNPTPFNTAFECSEEEIDETMAAMLQRMEKNQTNILISHAPPYGALDEVSPGVHVGSTSIAKYLKAFDIVCCAHIHEQRGVVRVGETWVVNPGPASEGYGALIHIGDESGDIRIELLALSQDAAQDS
- a CDS encoding TIGR04013 family B12-binding domain/radical SAM domain-containing protein — encoded protein: MQVTWRDIRAARNTFAALSAACGVAGYDLIPSDSPDGDIICYSLNSINEPRLRSEIRDAPGITIVGGPHASACYCEVAEYADYVIVGEGERTLPRLLDAIITGSADKIPGVATKDGYTPVDHSVLLDAYPCFSRVKGYLEISRGCPHACAYCQTPRLFGNRMRHRSIDAIAASAARISDARFVTPNALAYGSDGRKPRLEKVEALFRRLAGNRIWFGTFPSEVRPEWVTDEALDLICTYTAGRKIHFGGQSGSDRILSLIRRGHTRSDVEEAVDRAVSHGLLPVVDMIVGFPGESEEDLGMTIDLIRQITRYGKVHLHYFMPLPGTPLGGSTPQPLPPSAEKIFGSLALGGRLTGYWTDPGRRFLNASGDTEDI
- a CDS encoding DUF126 domain-containing protein, whose translation is MKARSIAKGTGSGRLLVSEAPISFLSGVDPASGIIIEEGHPLKGVCIRDTVLAFPFGKGSTVGSYIIYALKRNNVAPAALINAEAEVIIAVGAIMAGIPMVDNLEGGFSQLRTGVHATVDGDAGELRLEEPADS